Proteins encoded by one window of Halomonas chromatireducens:
- the lon gene encoding endopeptidase La produces MSDYDQDEQNWQQSMRDNAEDDNADEKWTGSDGETEESLSNAMVPASESLPERISLLPIHNRPFFPAQVQPLVINRERWEDTMRRVGNTPHHTLGVAFVGDTGVDNLTHESFPEYGTAVKVHKLQGEDQQLQFIAQGLRRFHIQRWLSKKPPYLVEVSYPREPVDADEDETRAYAMAIINGIKELLPINPLYGEELKHYLNRFSPHEPGPLTDFAAAITSARGGELQKVLETLPVQARMEKVLPLLRKEIDVAQLQTEISEQVNAQMQERQREFFLREQLKVIQRELGISKDDRENDVDTFRDRLESLVVPPKVLTRIEEELDKLSVLETGSPEYGTTRNYLDWLTSMPWGVRSVDQMELAHAREILDRDHDGLKDVKERIVEFLAEGTFKGDVGGSILLLVGPPGVGKTSVGRSIAEALGRQFYRFSVGGMRDEAEIKGHRRTYIGAMPGKLVQALKEVEVENPVIMLDEIDKMGQSFQGDPASALLEVLDPEQNIDFLDHYLDVRLDLSKVLFVCTANTLDSIPGPLLDRMEQIRLSGYIAEEKVAIARNHLWPKLLERDRIPKKRINLTDAALKQVIEGYAREAGVRQLEKQLHSIVRKAAVKLLENDQQSVKVSVKNLEEFLGAPLFRQEQVLKGEGVVTGLAWTSMGGATLPIEAGKVHSLTRGFKLTGKLGEVMQESANIAYSYTLGHLAEYGADADFFDSAFVHLHVPEGATPKDGPSAGVTMTTALLSLALHLSIDRPLAMTGELTLTGQVLPVGGIREKIIAARRSKIFEVILPEANRRDYAELPDYLKEGVTVHFARRYQDVAKVAFG; encoded by the coding sequence ATGAGCGATTACGATCAGGATGAGCAGAATTGGCAGCAATCGATGCGCGATAACGCGGAAGACGATAACGCGGACGAGAAGTGGACAGGATCCGACGGTGAGACGGAAGAGTCCCTGAGCAACGCGATGGTGCCGGCAAGCGAATCCCTGCCCGAACGAATTTCCCTGTTGCCGATTCACAACCGCCCCTTCTTCCCTGCTCAAGTGCAGCCTCTGGTGATCAACCGTGAGCGCTGGGAGGACACGATGCGCCGGGTCGGCAACACGCCTCACCATACCCTGGGGGTTGCCTTCGTCGGCGATACCGGCGTCGATAACCTGACCCACGAGTCGTTTCCCGAATACGGCACGGCGGTCAAGGTTCACAAGCTGCAGGGTGAGGATCAGCAGCTCCAGTTCATTGCCCAGGGTCTCAGGCGCTTTCATATCCAGCGCTGGCTATCCAAGAAACCGCCTTATCTGGTCGAGGTGAGCTACCCGCGGGAGCCGGTCGATGCCGACGAGGACGAGACCCGCGCCTATGCCATGGCGATCATCAACGGCATCAAGGAGCTGCTGCCGATCAATCCGCTCTACGGCGAAGAGCTCAAGCACTACCTCAATCGGTTCAGCCCCCACGAGCCGGGTCCGCTGACCGATTTTGCTGCGGCCATCACCTCGGCACGGGGAGGCGAGCTGCAGAAAGTGCTGGAAACTTTGCCGGTACAGGCGCGCATGGAGAAGGTGCTGCCCTTGCTGCGCAAGGAGATCGACGTTGCCCAGCTGCAGACGGAGATCAGCGAGCAGGTCAATGCCCAGATGCAGGAACGCCAGCGCGAATTCTTCCTGCGTGAACAGCTCAAGGTAATCCAGCGCGAGCTGGGGATCTCCAAGGACGATCGCGAGAACGATGTCGACACCTTCCGTGACCGCCTCGAGAGCCTGGTGGTGCCGCCCAAGGTACTGACCCGCATCGAAGAGGAGCTTGATAAGCTCTCGGTGCTGGAGACCGGCTCGCCGGAGTATGGCACCACACGCAACTATCTCGACTGGCTGACATCGATGCCCTGGGGGGTGCGAAGCGTCGACCAGATGGAGCTCGCCCATGCTCGCGAGATACTGGACCGCGACCATGACGGGCTCAAGGACGTCAAGGAGCGAATCGTCGAGTTCCTTGCCGAGGGTACCTTCAAGGGCGATGTGGGAGGCTCGATCCTGCTGCTCGTCGGCCCCCCGGGGGTCGGCAAGACCTCGGTCGGGCGATCCATCGCCGAAGCCCTGGGGCGCCAGTTCTATCGTTTCTCTGTGGGTGGCATGCGCGACGAAGCCGAGATCAAGGGCCACCGCCGTACTTATATCGGCGCCATGCCGGGCAAGCTGGTGCAGGCGCTCAAGGAGGTCGAGGTCGAGAACCCGGTGATCATGCTCGACGAGATCGACAAGATGGGACAGTCGTTCCAAGGTGACCCGGCCTCGGCACTGCTGGAGGTGCTCGACCCGGAACAGAACATCGATTTCCTCGACCATTACCTGGACGTGCGGCTCGATCTCTCCAAGGTGCTCTTCGTCTGTACCGCCAATACCCTGGACTCGATTCCGGGGCCGCTTCTCGACCGCATGGAACAGATACGGCTATCGGGCTACATCGCCGAAGAGAAAGTGGCCATTGCCAGGAACCATCTCTGGCCCAAGCTGCTTGAACGCGACCGGATTCCGAAGAAGCGTATCAACCTCACCGATGCGGCGCTCAAGCAGGTCATTGAGGGTTACGCCAGGGAGGCCGGTGTGCGACAGCTGGAAAAACAGCTCCACAGCATCGTGCGCAAGGCGGCGGTAAAGCTGCTGGAGAACGACCAGCAGTCGGTCAAGGTATCAGTGAAGAACCTGGAGGAGTTTCTGGGTGCCCCGCTGTTCCGCCAGGAGCAGGTGCTCAAGGGGGAGGGTGTGGTCACCGGCCTGGCCTGGACCTCCATGGGCGGGGCGACCCTGCCCATCGAGGCGGGCAAGGTGCATTCCCTGACCCGGGGCTTCAAGCTCACCGGAAAGCTTGGCGAAGTCATGCAGGAGTCCGCCAATATCGCCTACAGCTACACCTTGGGGCACCTGGCGGAGTACGGCGCCGACGCGGATTTCTTCGATTCTGCCTTCGTACACCTTCACGTCCCTGAAGGGGCCACGCCCAAGGATGGCCCCTCGGCGGGGGTGACCATGACCACGGCACTGCTCTCCCTCGCCCTGCACCTGTCCATCGACCGGCCGCTGGCGATGACCGGTGAACTGACCTTGACCGGCCAGGTACTGCCGGTAGGTGGCATCCGCGAGAAGATCATCGCTGCCCGTCGCAGCAAGATATTCGAGGTGATCTTGCCTGAGGCCAACCGCCGCGACTATGCGGAACTTCCCGATTACCTCAAGGAGGGGGTGACGGTGCATTTTGCCAGGCGTTATCAGGATGTGGCCAAGGTAGCTTTTGGCTAA
- a CDS encoding SDR family NAD(P)-dependent oxidoreductase yields the protein MRTAAVIGAAGGIGSAICEAMVAAGYSIFLLDLEERQESVVPALTAWGERAAFVPCDLAEPASIARAFAQIERQGKGLDACINAAGVIRRGRFVDVSQEDLDTMMAINVTGAFQAIQAAVRLMIASGGGRIVNVASAHGLRTTAERSSYAMTKGAILALTRALAVELGPQGILVNAVAPGPVTTGMQHADSESRRLWQASTPLGRVAAANEVARAVAFLASPSNTFITGDTLIVDGGASVSMG from the coding sequence ATGCGAACAGCAGCGGTAATCGGCGCCGCAGGGGGAATCGGCTCAGCCATTTGTGAGGCAATGGTCGCAGCTGGGTACAGTATCTTCCTGCTCGACCTAGAGGAGCGCCAGGAGAGCGTGGTGCCAGCGCTCACAGCCTGGGGCGAACGCGCGGCGTTCGTGCCTTGCGACCTGGCCGAACCTGCCAGCATTGCCCGGGCGTTTGCGCAGATCGAGCGGCAGGGTAAGGGGCTTGACGCATGCATCAATGCAGCCGGTGTGATCCGACGCGGTCGCTTCGTGGATGTCTCACAAGAGGACCTGGATACCATGATGGCGATCAACGTCACCGGGGCCTTCCAGGCAATCCAGGCCGCCGTCCGGCTGATGATCGCAAGCGGTGGTGGGCGTATCGTCAACGTCGCCTCGGCGCATGGCCTGCGCACCACGGCCGAGCGTTCGAGCTATGCAATGACCAAGGGCGCGATCCTGGCGCTGACCCGGGCACTGGCGGTGGAACTGGGGCCTCAGGGAATACTGGTCAATGCAGTGGCACCAGGACCCGTCACCACCGGCATGCAACATGCCGACTCCGAGTCACGTCGCCTGTGGCAGGCCTCCACTCCGCTTGGGCGCGTCGCGGCTGCCAACGAGGTAGCGCGAGCCGTGGCGTTCCTTGCCTCTCCGAGCAACACCTTCATCACCGGCGACACCCTGATCGTCGATGGTGGCGCCAGCGTCTCCATGGGTTAG
- a CDS encoding TAXI family TRAP transporter solute-binding subunit, translating into MPTFTRSLLASATAVMMGAAAFSAQAETRVTYKSASAGTAYYQMGVELSEAIRKGTDGDIQLTLEESQGSVQNVMEVMARQGNYVFTTPPGLVESAMAGEGPFAERQSPQFQEIRGLFPIPAITMHFVAAGGDGVIGLEDLEDKHILIGRGTFGAREAERYLELFNMMDKVRVASAEIGSGPDALKNGQIDAFVTASSFPTPNVIETAASMSISLVSLTDEQIEQTGAARQTIPAGTYSGVEQDVETTSLPVIAYTTTGMDDDTAYTLTRTFWERRDAMAEETAWWGSITHDMIGNIAGSLHPGAVRYYDEVGIEIPDELR; encoded by the coding sequence ATGCCTACTTTCACTCGCAGCCTGCTGGCCTCGGCGACCGCCGTCATGATGGGCGCTGCAGCCTTTTCCGCCCAGGCGGAAACCCGAGTTACCTATAAATCCGCTTCCGCCGGCACCGCCTATTACCAGATGGGTGTGGAACTCTCGGAGGCGATCCGCAAGGGTACCGATGGTGATATCCAGCTTACGCTGGAAGAGAGCCAGGGCTCTGTGCAGAACGTGATGGAAGTGATGGCCCGGCAAGGCAACTACGTCTTTACCACGCCTCCAGGGCTGGTAGAGAGCGCCATGGCTGGAGAGGGACCCTTTGCAGAACGTCAGAGTCCCCAGTTCCAGGAGATTCGTGGCCTGTTCCCGATTCCGGCAATCACCATGCACTTCGTTGCGGCAGGTGGTGACGGGGTCATCGGTCTCGAAGACCTGGAAGACAAGCACATCCTGATCGGACGTGGCACCTTTGGCGCCCGAGAGGCCGAGCGCTATCTTGAATTGTTCAACATGATGGACAAGGTGCGCGTGGCCAGCGCCGAGATCGGCAGTGGCCCCGATGCGCTCAAGAACGGACAGATCGATGCCTTCGTCACGGCGAGCTCCTTCCCCACACCCAATGTGATCGAGACCGCAGCGAGCATGTCGATCAGCCTGGTGAGCCTGACCGACGAGCAAATCGAGCAGACAGGCGCTGCGCGGCAGACCATTCCGGCCGGCACCTACTCTGGCGTGGAGCAGGACGTCGAGACCACGTCACTGCCCGTTATCGCCTATACCACCACCGGCATGGACGATGACACCGCCTACACCCTGACCAGGACCTTCTGGGAGCGCCGGGATGCCATGGCGGAAGAGACGGCCTGGTGGGGCAGCATCACCCACGACATGATTGGGAACATTGCCGGCTCGCTGCATCCGGGCGCGGTGCGCTACTACGATGAAGTTGGTATCGAGATTCCCGACGAACTGCGCTAG
- a CDS encoding TRAP transporter permease: MSTFSSSPAAGKAVGSIGSRVHPAWVLLGGITVVFHLGLIFYGLTPALVSRPIHMALALPWVLIFAARTPFERWSGWLLTGLGIAACGYIAFNEEALSQQYGFIDTHLQMIIGVFLIGLALEAARRAIGWPLPLVAVTALLYAVFGAHIPGQFGHPGLPMQSFVGTLTIAEGGLWGSLTGVSVGVVAIFVIFGAVLNAGEAGQGFMNMASAFAGRLTGGAAKVSVISSALMGSISGSASANVASTGAITIPTMVRLGYPRALAGGVEAVASSGGQIMPPLMGAGAFVMVELTGTPYTQIMAAAMLPAILYFATVWVGINAYATRHDLSPMAESDRPSGKEVMITSLFFAVPFVILLERIFLGGYTPQYAASLAIFAGMLLLFFDVTLSFSLRGFASRMADAMVTAGRQVAIIGAIIICASLVIGVLSMTGLGVKITSGILSLSNEMLWPALLLTALACLVLGMEVPTTAAYVICVSVAGPALIALGLEPLLAHLFVFWFALLSTITPPVCGGVFIAAGMVGENWLKVAMKAMALGIGLYIIPLAMVANPDIIRLAFDPFAAVFDAVKIAIGLGGISYGVIARRPLWLRVLLVVAGALVIFAV; encoded by the coding sequence ATGTCGACATTCTCCTCTTCTCCGGCGGCCGGCAAGGCCGTCGGGAGTATAGGGTCGCGGGTTCACCCGGCCTGGGTATTGCTGGGCGGCATCACGGTGGTCTTTCACCTGGGCCTGATTTTTTACGGGCTTACCCCGGCGCTGGTGAGCCGGCCAATTCACATGGCTCTCGCGCTGCCGTGGGTCCTGATCTTCGCCGCACGCACGCCGTTCGAGCGCTGGAGCGGCTGGCTGCTGACCGGGCTGGGTATCGCCGCCTGCGGCTATATCGCCTTCAACGAGGAGGCGCTGTCGCAGCAGTACGGCTTCATCGACACCCACCTGCAGATGATCATCGGGGTCTTCCTCATCGGACTGGCACTGGAGGCGGCCCGTCGCGCCATTGGCTGGCCGCTGCCCCTGGTTGCCGTGACAGCACTGCTCTATGCGGTATTCGGCGCCCACATACCCGGCCAGTTCGGCCACCCGGGGCTGCCGATGCAGAGTTTCGTCGGCACCCTGACCATCGCCGAGGGAGGCCTCTGGGGGTCACTCACGGGGGTAAGCGTTGGCGTGGTGGCAATCTTCGTCATCTTCGGCGCAGTGCTCAATGCCGGAGAGGCGGGACAGGGCTTCATGAACATGGCAAGCGCTTTCGCCGGGCGGTTGACGGGCGGAGCGGCCAAGGTGTCGGTCATCTCATCGGCTCTGATGGGGTCGATTTCCGGCTCCGCCTCTGCCAACGTTGCCTCCACCGGGGCTATCACCATTCCCACCATGGTGCGCCTGGGGTATCCGCGTGCTCTGGCCGGCGGCGTGGAGGCGGTGGCCTCCTCGGGCGGGCAGATCATGCCACCCCTGATGGGGGCCGGCGCCTTCGTCATGGTCGAGCTTACCGGTACGCCCTATACCCAGATCATGGCTGCGGCAATGTTGCCGGCCATTCTCTATTTCGCCACCGTCTGGGTGGGTATCAACGCCTACGCCACGCGCCATGACCTGAGCCCCATGGCTGAAAGCGACAGGCCCAGCGGCAAGGAGGTGATGATCACCTCCCTCTTCTTCGCCGTGCCCTTCGTGATATTGCTCGAGCGCATCTTTCTCGGTGGCTACACGCCCCAGTATGCGGCGAGCCTGGCGATCTTTGCCGGAATGCTGCTGCTGTTCTTCGATGTGACGCTCAGCTTCTCGCTGCGCGGTTTCGCTTCGCGAATGGCTGATGCCATGGTCACGGCCGGGCGTCAGGTTGCGATTATCGGCGCGATCATCATCTGTGCCTCGCTGGTGATCGGGGTGCTGTCCATGACCGGGTTGGGGGTCAAGATAACCTCGGGCATTCTCTCTCTCTCCAACGAGATGCTGTGGCCGGCGCTGCTGCTCACCGCGCTTGCCTGCCTGGTGCTGGGCATGGAGGTGCCGACCACGGCCGCCTATGTCATCTGCGTCTCGGTGGCCGGGCCGGCACTCATCGCCCTCGGTCTCGAACCGCTGCTGGCGCACCTGTTCGTGTTCTGGTTCGCGCTGCTCTCGACCATCACGCCGCCGGTCTGCGGCGGAGTCTTCATCGCCGCCGGCATGGTGGGGGAGAACTGGCTCAAGGTGGCGATGAAGGCCATGGCCCTGGGCATCGGGCTCTATATCATCCCCCTGGCCATGGTCGCCAACCCGGACATCATCCGCCTCGCCTTCGACCCCTTCGCGGCGGTATTCGACGCGGTGAAGATAGCCATCGGCCTGGGCGGGATCTCCTATGGCGTCATCGCCCGCCGTCCCCTCTGGCTGCGGGTGCTGCTGGTCGTTGCGGGGGCGCTGGTGATCTTTGCGGTCTAG
- the ilvD gene encoding dihydroxy-acid dehydratase codes for MPEYRSRTTTAGRNMAGARALWRATGMKDEDFHKPIIAVANSFTQFVPGHVHLKDMGQLVAREIEKAGGVAKEFNTIAVDDGIAMGHDGMLYSLPSRDIIADSVEYMVNAHCADALVCISNCDKITPGMLMAAMRLNIPVVFVSGGPMEAGKTKLLDHNIDLIDAMIYAADDSYSDEDIAEIERSACPTCGSCSGMFTANSMNCLMEALGLALPGNGTVLATHSDRRQLFEEAGHRIVDLAKRYYEGNEAHLLPRAIGSKAAFRNAMTLDIAMGGSTNTILHLLAAAQEGEIDFTMADIDRLSREVPQLCKLAPNTQQYHIEDCHRAGGIMAILGELERAGVLDTRVPTVYGDTLKDALDEWDIMRSPSPEVVDFYKAGPGGIPTQTAFSQSARWPSLDGDRATGCIRDLEHAFSREGGLAVLFGNIAEDGCVVKTAGVDDSILVFEGPAHVVESQDQAVEHVLEGKVKAGEVVVIRYEGPKGGPGMQEMLYPTSYLKSKGLGKACALLTDGRFSGGTSGLSIGHASPEAAAGGAIGLVRSGDIIRIDIPNRSIDVKLSEAELAARREAEEARGSQAWKPSIQRTRKVSAALKAYALLATSADKGAVRDLAKLD; via the coding sequence ATGCCCGAATACCGCTCCCGTACCACCACCGCCGGTCGCAATATGGCCGGCGCCCGCGCCCTGTGGCGTGCCACCGGCATGAAGGACGAGGATTTCCACAAGCCGATCATCGCCGTGGCAAACTCCTTCACCCAGTTCGTGCCGGGGCACGTGCATCTGAAGGACATGGGCCAGCTGGTGGCCCGGGAGATCGAGAAGGCAGGTGGCGTCGCCAAGGAGTTCAATACCATCGCGGTGGACGACGGCATCGCCATGGGTCACGACGGCATGCTCTATTCCTTGCCGAGCCGCGACATCATCGCCGACAGCGTCGAGTATATGGTCAACGCCCACTGCGCCGACGCCCTGGTGTGCATCTCCAACTGCGACAAGATCACTCCCGGCATGCTGATGGCCGCCATGCGCCTCAATATACCTGTGGTCTTCGTTTCCGGTGGACCCATGGAGGCGGGCAAGACCAAGCTTCTCGACCACAACATCGACCTGATCGATGCAATGATCTATGCCGCTGACGACAGCTACAGCGACGAGGACATCGCCGAGATCGAGCGTAGCGCCTGCCCCACCTGTGGTAGCTGTTCAGGGATGTTCACCGCCAATTCCATGAACTGCCTGATGGAGGCGCTGGGCCTGGCGCTGCCGGGCAACGGTACGGTGCTGGCGACCCATAGCGACCGGCGCCAGCTGTTCGAGGAAGCGGGACACCGAATCGTCGACCTGGCCAAGCGCTACTACGAGGGCAACGAGGCGCACCTGTTGCCCCGGGCCATCGGCTCCAAGGCGGCCTTCAGGAATGCCATGACCCTGGATATCGCCATGGGCGGTTCCACCAACACCATCCTGCACCTGCTGGCTGCCGCCCAGGAGGGCGAGATCGACTTCACCATGGCCGACATCGACCGGCTGTCGCGGGAGGTGCCGCAGCTTTGCAAGCTGGCACCCAACACCCAGCAGTACCATATCGAGGACTGCCACCGCGCTGGCGGCATCATGGCGATCCTCGGTGAGCTGGAGCGTGCCGGGGTGCTGGATACCCGGGTGCCCACCGTCTACGGTGACACCCTCAAGGACGCCCTGGACGAGTGGGATATCATGCGCTCGCCAAGCCCCGAGGTGGTCGACTTCTACAAGGCAGGCCCCGGTGGCATCCCCACCCAGACCGCCTTCTCCCAGAGTGCCCGCTGGCCGAGCCTGGATGGCGATCGCGCCACCGGCTGTATCCGCGACCTTGAGCACGCCTTTTCCCGGGAAGGCGGCCTGGCCGTGCTGTTCGGCAATATCGCCGAGGACGGCTGCGTGGTAAAGACCGCCGGCGTCGACGACTCCATTCTGGTGTTCGAGGGGCCGGCCCATGTGGTCGAGTCCCAGGACCAGGCGGTGGAGCATGTCCTCGAGGGCAAGGTGAAGGCGGGCGAGGTGGTGGTGATCCGCTACGAGGGGCCCAAGGGCGGCCCCGGGATGCAGGAGATGCTCTATCCGACCTCCTACCTGAAGTCCAAGGGGCTGGGGAAGGCGTGTGCACTGCTCACCGACGGCCGCTTCTCCGGCGGTACCTCGGGGCTCTCCATCGGCCACGCCTCTCCCGAAGCCGCGGCGGGCGGTGCCATCGGCCTGGTGCGTTCCGGCGACATCATTCGCATCGATATTCCCAATCGCTCGATCGACGTCAAGCTGAGCGAAGCCGAACTTGCAGCGCGGCGTGAAGCGGAAGAGGCGCGCGGCAGTCAGGCCTGGAAGCCGAGCATTCAGCGCACCCGCAAGGTCTCGGCGGCGCTCAAGGCGTACGCGCTACTGGCCACGTCTGCCGACAAGGGGGCAGTGCGCGACCTCGCCAAGCTCGATTGA
- a CDS encoding oxidoreductase, translating to MKQTYGVGLVGFGTAGRVFHAPLIQSAPGLELLAVVSSAPERVRETLPEVDVLPKAAALFARSDIDLVVIATPNDTHYPLGKAALVAGKHLVIDKPFTVSVPEARLLKVEAEKQERMISVFHNRRWDSDFLTLRALLASGRLGRPGSLELRFDRYRPLVADRWREKQKPGSGIWYDLGAHLLDQVNVLFGMPRAILLDLKAARDGAEVDDDFLALLDYGDLRVTLKASSLVAHPTPQLALHGTQGSFVKYGRDPQENWLRVGQVPTPFWGIDERPGRLTLNEGEGDAVSLVGQEHPGMPGNYPAYYAAIADALAGRMPPPVTVDEALDVMWLLEAGMDSHRQERWIRIKEGSGMPRYLQA from the coding sequence ATGAAGCAGACCTACGGTGTTGGCCTGGTCGGTTTCGGTACCGCAGGCCGTGTCTTTCATGCACCGCTGATACAGTCCGCCCCCGGGCTGGAGCTGTTGGCCGTGGTCAGCAGTGCGCCGGAGCGGGTGCGTGAAACTCTGCCCGAGGTGGATGTACTGCCCAAGGCGGCAGCGCTCTTTGCAAGAAGCGATATCGACCTGGTGGTGATTGCCACCCCCAACGATACCCACTATCCGCTGGGCAAGGCGGCGCTGGTGGCCGGCAAGCACCTGGTCATCGACAAGCCCTTCACCGTATCGGTGCCGGAGGCTCGGCTGCTGAAGGTCGAGGCCGAGAAGCAAGAGCGGATGATCAGCGTCTTTCACAATCGTCGCTGGGACAGTGACTTCCTCACCCTCCGGGCACTGCTGGCGTCGGGCCGCCTGGGCCGTCCGGGGTCCCTGGAGCTCCGTTTCGACCGCTACCGGCCTCTGGTCGCCGATCGCTGGCGCGAGAAGCAGAAGCCCGGCAGCGGTATCTGGTACGATCTGGGCGCCCATCTGCTCGATCAGGTCAATGTCCTGTTCGGCATGCCTAGGGCCATTCTGCTGGACCTGAAGGCTGCCCGGGATGGAGCCGAGGTGGACGATGATTTCCTGGCCCTGCTCGACTACGGCGACCTGCGGGTGACGCTGAAGGCCAGCTCGTTGGTTGCCCACCCGACCCCGCAGCTGGCGCTGCATGGCACTCAGGGCAGTTTCGTCAAGTATGGTCGCGATCCCCAGGAGAACTGGCTGCGTGTGGGCCAGGTGCCGACGCCCTTCTGGGGTATCGACGAGCGCCCCGGCCGCCTGACGCTGAACGAGGGAGAGGGTGACGCGGTTTCTTTGGTGGGCCAGGAGCATCCCGGAATGCCCGGCAACTATCCGGCCTACTATGCCGCCATTGCCGATGCTCTCGCCGGGCGAATGCCGCCACCCGTTACTGTGGATGAAGCGCTTGATGTCATGTGGTTGCTGGAGGCGGGGATGGACAGCCACCGGCAGGAGCGCTGGATACGCATCAAGGAAGGTAGCGGTATGCCGCGCTATCTGCAGGCATAG
- the nudE gene encoding ADP compounds hydrolase NudE, which translates to MSETYYLQKPQVLSRQSVARSRLFHIESLELRFANGAERTFERLTGSDHGAVMIIAMPDPEHVLLIREYAAGFEDYVLTLPKGLVDPGEDPITAANRELMEECGFGAQRIEPLVELSLAPNYMRHRMQVMLATDLYPKRLPGDEPEQLVVETHALEELPALLLREDFHEARAIAALFIARDTLRQRRREDTSMSW; encoded by the coding sequence ATGTCCGAGACATACTATCTGCAGAAACCCCAGGTCCTGTCACGCCAGTCGGTGGCCAGAAGTCGTCTGTTTCACATCGAGTCGCTGGAACTTCGCTTTGCCAACGGTGCCGAGCGTACCTTCGAACGGCTGACCGGCAGCGATCACGGCGCGGTCATGATCATCGCCATGCCGGACCCGGAGCATGTGCTGTTGATCCGCGAGTATGCAGCAGGCTTCGAGGACTATGTGCTCACCCTGCCCAAGGGCCTGGTCGACCCTGGAGAGGATCCAATCACTGCCGCCAACCGCGAACTAATGGAGGAGTGCGGATTCGGTGCCCAACGCATCGAGCCACTGGTGGAACTGTCGCTGGCCCCCAATTACATGCGTCATCGCATGCAGGTGATGCTGGCAACCGACCTCTACCCGAAACGGCTGCCCGGCGACGAGCCGGAACAGCTGGTGGTCGAGACCCATGCCCTGGAGGAACTCCCGGCCCTGCTATTACGCGAGGATTTCCATGAGGCTCGCGCCATCGCGGCGCTTTTCATCGCCCGCGACACCCTGCGGCAGCGGCGCAGGGAGGACACCTCCATGAGCTGGTAA
- the yrfG gene encoding GMP/IMP nucleotidase, whose protein sequence is MIDWRAIDTVLLDMDGTLLDLHFDSHFWLEHLPRRYVELHRLDEATQEVLRARIIREKGTLNWYSLAYWSRELGVDIVALKREIQHLIGLRSDALDFLEWLKQAHPRVVLATNADRESLELKLPITGLENYLDAIVSSADLGVPKEAQEFWFALQEVEPFDPARTLFIDDNPDVLESAREYGIRHLLGIKQPDSTRPEKELKEFIVLDRFAAILPETLPPEIRADKSQGGENG, encoded by the coding sequence ATGATCGACTGGCGCGCCATCGATACCGTTCTGCTGGATATGGACGGCACATTGCTCGACCTACATTTCGACAGCCATTTCTGGCTGGAGCATCTGCCCAGGCGCTATGTGGAGCTGCATCGGCTGGATGAAGCGACCCAGGAAGTCCTGCGGGCGCGCATCATTCGTGAAAAAGGGACGCTCAACTGGTATAGCCTGGCCTACTGGAGTCGCGAGCTGGGGGTAGACATCGTTGCGCTCAAGCGCGAGATTCAGCACCTCATCGGCCTGCGCAGCGATGCCCTGGATTTCCTCGAGTGGCTCAAGCAGGCCCACCCTCGCGTCGTGCTGGCGACCAATGCCGACCGCGAGAGCCTGGAACTGAAGCTGCCGATCACCGGTCTCGAGAACTACCTGGACGCCATCGTCTCCTCGGCCGACCTGGGCGTGCCCAAGGAAGCCCAGGAATTCTGGTTCGCGCTGCAGGAGGTCGAGCCCTTCGATCCTGCCCGCACCCTGTTCATCGACGACAATCCGGACGTGTTGGAAAGTGCGCGGGAGTATGGCATTCGACACCTGCTGGGGATCAAGCAGCCCGACAGCACCCGGCCGGAGAAGGAGCTGAAGGAGTTTATCGTCCTGGATCGCTTCGCCGCCATCCTGCCGGAGACGCTGCCGCCGGAAATCCGTGCTGACAAGTCGCAGGGAGGAGAGAATGGATAG
- the hslR gene encoding ribosome-associated heat shock protein Hsp15, producing MDSVRLDKWLWAARFFKTRALAKKAIEGGKVHYNGARAKTSKSVEVGALVRVPQGWDHWEVEVVALSDQRRGASEARELYRETAESEARRLREAEGRRLTNQAMQHPLRRPDKKQRRDIHRFQRQHDE from the coding sequence ATGGATAGTGTCCGCCTCGACAAATGGCTCTGGGCCGCGCGCTTCTTCAAGACACGGGCCCTGGCCAAGAAGGCCATCGAAGGTGGCAAGGTCCACTACAACGGTGCCCGTGCCAAGACCAGCAAGAGCGTCGAGGTCGGGGCGCTGGTTCGCGTGCCCCAGGGCTGGGACCACTGGGAAGTGGAGGTCGTGGCGCTTTCCGACCAGCGCCGTGGTGCCTCCGAGGCACGCGAGCTCTACCGCGAGACAGCCGAGAGTGAAGCACGACGCCTGCGTGAAGCCGAGGGCAGGCGCCTCACCAACCAGGCCATGCAGCACCCTCTGCGCCGACCCGACAAGAAACAGCGCCGGGACATCCACCGCTTCCAGCGTCAGCATGACGAATAA